CGCGGATAAAAGGTATGCAGGCAGTACAGCCTCAAGCCGTCTCGCCGCTAACGTGAGAAACGAAACGTCAGGCCGGCGCCGACGCGAAGACTGTTCTGCCAATTTGTAGAATTGTTCGGCAGAGCTGTGCGCAGATAATCCAACTGTACAAGACGAACTGATAACCGCCTGTTCAGCACATAGTCCGCGCCTGCACCGAGATCGAGGGCAAACGAGTTGGCCGAAGACACCAGAGTGCTGTTCTGCGGAAACTGGGAACCGGTCCCGTGCGCAAGGCCGAAGAGGGATTGCGCAAACAGACGCACCTTGCGAGCAGGCAGTGCGTACCGGGGTCCCGCTGTCACTGTCGTCAGAGTCAGGCCGTAGGCGGAGGCAGCGACGCTGGAGGTATGTTCAACACCGGCATCTACCACCACGCCAAGGGTCGAAGAGTGTTCTTCGCCAAAATGAACCAGGTCCCATTTGATATCCGCTGACGCGCCCTCTAGTTCAAAGCAACCGCACGTGCCTGCTGAGCCATTGGAGATCTGTTCGCTGAAACGAATACCAATCTCTTTCGGAGTCACCTGTGATCGCCCGATGGAGGCCGACGCCACGCACAGGAACGCCACGACAATAATGCACACCT
This portion of the Acidicapsa acidisoli genome encodes:
- a CDS encoding outer membrane protein is translated as MQKVCIIVVAFLCVASASIGRSQVTPKEIGIRFSEQISNGSAGTCGCFELEGASADIKWDLVHFGEEHSSTLGVVVDAGVEHTSSVAASAYGLTLTTVTAGPRYALPARKVRLFAQSLFGLAHGTGSQFPQNSTLVSSANSFALDLGAGADYVLNRRLSVRLVQLDYLRTALPNNSTNWQNSLRVGAGLTFRFSR